One Gardnerella vaginalis genomic window, ACTCATAACGATTCATGCTCCTTTGCTTTAACATCGTTGTGACCTACTCCTATATTCTATAACTAAATAATAGAAAAATGTTCTAATCGTTAGGAAATTTTCGTAAATAATTTTTTGCGAATTTTTCCTAATCTCATGTTTTGTGATAAATGTCATATTTCGGATTTTAAGAATATTGAAAAATTGAGCTTTTATCTTTTATAACTGTTAAAAAATGACCACTTTTGGCATCGAGGTTATCTTTTAAATTCTGATTATTCGGCGTGTCGTAAGAAAATTTCTCGACTTTGTGTAGTCTGTAGCGAAATAACATATGATACTATTTCTATTAGGCCTGATAAGTCAAGCAATAATGCGATTTTTCTATTTTTTGAATTTTCGCATTGCTGCGGATTAATGCAAAATTAAGCAAGAAATTTTCTCTGCATTTGTTTGTGGTTTAAGAAAAATCTTGCGGCTTATAAGCATATGAGCATAGGAATTAGGAGAGTGCATATGCCAACTCGTAGTCACGCAACTAGCATTGCTGAAAATGAATCTTCAAAACCTCGAATAACGGAGTTGGCTAAAAAGGCGGGGGTATCGCCTTCTACAATTTCAAAGGTTATTAACGGTAGAACTGGCGTTTCAGACGAGACTCGCAAAAAAGTAGAAGAAGTTCTTTTAAAAAGTGGGCGTGAGTATTCTCTGGTAAGCACTAAGATATCTCCGACAATTGAATTATTAGTAGATTATGTGGCAAATAATGGCACGATTGAGATGATTACTTACGCATCTCGTTGGGCGCAAAGAGAAGGATTAGCTCTTACAGTTGCTCAAACTGATAATGGTAAAAAACGTGATGAGTGTTTGCGTGGAATTGTAGATAGAAATCCTCTTGGTGTTATAGCTCAAATGTCTGATCTTACGCAGAAAGATAAGGAATTTTTGCGTATGCGAAATATTCCGTTGATTATAATTGATCCTGTGTCTCTTTCTAATGGGGAAGATCACACGATTTCAATCGATAATTGGACAGGAGCTTATGAGCTTACAAAACATTTGATTAGTCTGGGGCATAAGAGAATAGGAGTTATAACTGGTCCTCTTAATGTTCAATCTGGTGTTGCGAGATTTGCTGGTTATAACGCTGCAATGGAGCAGTCTGGCTTGACGATTGATAAAGATTTGGTTAAAGAGGGGGATTATCTTCCTGAACGCGGCTATGAAATGGCTTGTAAGATTTTGGATTTGCCTGAAGAAAAGCGTCCTACTGCTATTTTTGCTTGCAACGATATTACAGCTGTAAATGTGTATCGCGCTGCTCGCGAACGCGGTATTAAGTTAGGATCTGAGCTTTCTGTAGCTGGGTTTGATGACGTGTATCCTGCACAGTATTTGATGCCATCTTTAACAACTGTTAATCAGCCTTTTGATTCAATAGCAAAGAATGCCATTAGAATGATTCTTGAGATTAGGGAAGGTAAGGAGATTGAGAATCAACTGGTTCTTCCTGCGCATATTGTTATTCGAGAAAGCACTCAGACTGTTGTCGATTGATAGAAGAGTTGTTAGATATAGAATTTGACTTATGTTTTATGGCTTATGACATAAAACAAATAAATGTGGACGCAGCTTAAATCAAGAGCTTAAATCAAGATAAGTTGCGTCCACAAATATTGCGTATTTATTTATTATTTGATTATTTCAGAAGACTACATCAAGCTTGTGTAAATCTTGCGAATGTCTTCCAAAGTGGCCTTGCGTGGGTTTCCTGGAGTGCAAACATCTGCCAAAGCATCTTGGCTTAAGCCTTCAATATCTGCCTCGCTAGCTCCAACTTCGCTAATCTTAGTAGGATTTCCAAGCTTAACAGTCAAGTCGTGAACTGCTTTTACAGCAGCATTGCGTACCGCTTCGAGGTCATCGGTGTATGCGTTTGGAACGTCGAATGCTGCAGCAATATCGCGATACTTTTCGCCACTATAATCCTTGTTATATTCCATAACAGGAGCGAGCAAAATTCCGTTTGCAACGCCATGAGCAACGCCAAGGCGACCGCCGAGTGGGTGAGCCATGCCGTGAACCAAGCCCAAACCAACGTTGGAGTATGCCATGCCAGTTATATAGCTTGCGTAAGCCATTTGTTCGCCTGCTGGAACATCTCCATCTGCGCTCTTTGCAAGGTTTTGTGCAATCATGCGGATTGTTTGCAAAGATAAGCAATCCGAAAGGCTCCATGCGCCTGGAGTAATGAAACCTTCGATTGCGTGGGTGAGTGCATCCAAGCCAGTTGCAACTTTAAGCGAGCGTGGCATGGAATCGGTTAAGTCTGGGTCTACGAATGCAACGATTGGAATATCGTGAGGGTCTACTGCAACGAACTTGCGAAGCTTAGCAGTATCGGTAACAACATAGTTGATTGTTGTTTCGGATGCGGTTCCTGCCGTTGTTGGTACGCCAAAGATCGGAACAGAAGGATTCTTTGTATCTGCAACGCCTTCTAGAGAAAGAACATCACCAAACTCTGGGTTTGCTACGATAATTCCAATGCCTTTGCATGTATCTTGTGGAGAGCCGCCGCCGAGTCCAATAAGGAAGTCTGCGCCAGATAGCTTGAACTTTTCTACACCGTCTTGAATGCATTCAACAGGTGGATTTGGCTTTACATTGTCGAATACTTCGTATGGAAGACCAGCGGATTCTAATACATCAGTAACTTTCTTAACGGTTCCAGTTTTTACAAGAACTGGATCTGTTACAACAAATGCTTTTTTGAAGCCGTGTGCTTTAGCAACGTTTGGAATCTCTTTGATTGCTCCGCGACCGAAGTAAGCAGTCTGATTGAAAATCATTCTATAGACCATGCGAAAATCTCCTTTGAGTTTCTTGTTGGCTCATGCCAAATTTTGGTAGTCGATTAATATTTTACAATATTGCATGACATTTGGCGAGTGTGTTAAATAAGTATTTTGTTACTAAAATTAACAAATAAACAATTAAAATGAACATAAACTAACTAATTTTATGCATTTTTATTTATTTTAGATATAAATAAGCACATTTATAAAAATTCGAGCACATGATTTGCAATGAATATGTTGAAAGAAAAATATTAATCACGTTAAGAAAAATTCTTTAATTGATTGGTGTTTTAGTTATCTAGTTGATTTATTTTGAATTAAATAATCTATTTGGAATGCAAATTTAGATCTGTAATATTATGCCTGTGAATTTAAGCCTATAATGCTGGTTCTCATACTAAAGTATGACGATTTTATATAAGAGCATTTTTCTATCAAAATTTAATAGCAAATTCCCATTATTTCAATGAAAATATCAGCCTTACGCACTATAGAGAATGCGTTTTTAATCACGTAAATTGTAATTGTAAGGTAATCACAGAAGTATGTGAGGTGCAAAATGAGTGTTGAAAATAGTCAAGATACGCGTTTTACGCAAATGAATTATTCCGCTCAAGAAGGTTTGATTGGCGAGACTGCGGTTGCAGCTTTGCACGTTGTAAAAGATTTTGGCAAGGGCGCAGGCATTGTTCACGCTTTACGAGATGTAAGCGTTAGCTTTGAGCGCGGCAAGTTTACTGCGATTATGGGTCCTTCTGGTTCTGGAAAGTCAACTTTAATGCATTCTTTGGCTGGTCTTGATAGCGTTAATTCTGGAAAAGTTTTGGTTGATGGTCTAGATATTACAGGCATGAGCGATAAGCAGCTTACGCTTATGCGTCGCGAGATGGTTGGATTTATTTTCCAAAGTTTTAATCTTCTTCCAATGTTTAGCGCTGAGCAAAATATTCTTATGCCTCTTACTTTGGCAGGCAAAAAGCCAGATAAGCAATGGTTTAATACTTTGGTTAATACTCTTGGCTTGCAAGATCGCTTAAAGCATAGGCCTGCTGAGCTTTCTGGCGGTCAGCGCCAACGCGTTGCAATTGCTAGAGCTTTAATCTCTAAGCCTTCCGTAGTTTTTGCAGATGAACCTACTGGCAATCTTGATTCTGCTTCCAGCTTGGAAGTTTTGCATTTCTTGAAGAAGTCTGTAACGGAGCTTGGTCAAACTGTGATTATGGTTACTCACGACGCTGTTGCAGCGTCTTATGCAGATCGAGCAATCGTGTTTGCAGATGGTCAAATCGTTGAAGACGTGCAAAATCCTACTGCGGAAGGCATGAGCAAGATGCTTATGGAACGCAGCGAGGCTGGCGTTAATAATCAGCCTAATCAATTGCAATAAAAGGTGGTGAAGTTAGAATGTGGAAAATCGCACTAAAACTTATGCGTAAAAGCGTGCGCATGCTAATTGCCTCTGGAATTGCAATTCTTATAGGCAGCATGTTTATGAGCGCTACTTTGCTTTTTGCAAACAGCGCTGATGACTTGATGGTTCGTAACGCAACAGATGAATTCGGTAGCGCAAATTATGCAATCTCATTTAGGAATCCTAACAGTTCTCCGAGTAGTGAAATTCATTATAAAGACCTTCATTTAGACGAAATATCGAAGATGCCTGGCGTTAATGGCATTCGTAGTGACGATGCGACTGCGCTTGTAAGAGTAGAAAAAGGTGATAAATCAGTTACGAGTATCGCTTGGTCTAATGGTTTGTATGGAAATCTTCCTGTGTATAAATCAACAGAAGGTAGAGATCCGCAAAAAATAGGCGAAATCACTCTTATTAAAAGTATTGCTAAATCAATACATGCAAACATTGGCGATACTATAACTTTGGTTAAAGTAGATGACACTGGCGGAGATAAAGAAAAATCGTACGATGTTCGTGTGGTTGGTCTTGTAGACGATGGAGAGCATTCTCAAATACCATTTTCAAATCGCGGCACGTATCTTGGTGGCATAACGAATGATTTTTGTGCAAAACTCGAAAATCTTAAGAATTCTGACAATGAAGTTGTGCAAAGCAAAGTGTACATGAGTATTGATGAATCTAAAATAAACGATTTATCTCCTAAGATTAATGCTTTGCTTCCAGAGCAATTTTCTCTTATGTCTAGGCACGAAGTTGGTGTAAGAGCTGTTCGAAATATGTCCAACGGCACTAATTTTGTAACCATGTTCTTACTATCGTTTGGTGTTCTAGCATTGCTTATTTCTTCGCTTGTTATTGCAAACACATTCCAAGTTTTGGTTGCTCAACGCAGACGCACTCTTGCACTTTTGCGCGTAATTGGCGCACAGTCGCACCAGCTTTATGCTGCAGTTTTGCTTGAAGCTGCAATACTTGGAGTTATTTCCGCGGCTGTTGGTGTGCTTTGCGCAATCGGATTTATGGGCGCAATTAGTAACGTGAATATTAATTCTGGACCGTTATCTAAGATTCCTTTGATTGTCTCGCTTCCAGCGGTTGTCTGGCCAATAGCAATTGGCATGATTGTAACAGTTCTTGCGTCTATGAGTGCTGCGCGATCTGCTACAAAAGTAACGCCTATGGAAGCGCTACGACCAATGGATTTGATTAAAGATAAGCGTGCAAGCATTATTCGCGCTGTTTTTGGCGTGATATTTATTGTTGTAGGTATTTTAGCTACGGCTTTAAGTGCTACTTCTTTAGCAAGCATGATTGCGGGGAAGTCTCCTACTGCTGGTTCTGATTCTTGGATGACTTTGCTTGGAGCAATGTTTGGATGCGCGCTTGTGTTTATTGGAATTATTATTACTGCAACATTCTGGATGCCGTTTGCTATGAAGGCAACTGGCGCAATCATGGCACTTTGTGGGCCTTCTTCTAAAGTTGCTAACGCAAACGTGCAACGAAACCCTAGAAGAGTTGCAGCAACTGGAACATCTTTGCTTATTGGGGTAACGCTTGTTTCAACAGTAGTAACTGGTGCAATGTGCGGTAAAGCAACTCTTAAAGGTGTTGTTGATGACCGTTACAGTGTTGACATTATTATTCAAGGCAAGAATGTTGATGAATCTTTAGCTGCCGACATTTCAAAGATTAGTGGAATAAAGCATACTGAGTTGCTTCCTGCAGTTCCTATGACTTTTAAGAACGCTAAGGGCAAAACTGAGTACGCTATGGCAGCTGGAGTTGATAATGTAAATCAACTTAGAAATGTAATGCACACTGACCTTGATGGCGTTAATATAAACAAAGATTCTGTGCTTTTGCCTAAGTTTAATAACGAAGGTGGAGAGCCTTTTGATCTTAAAAAAGGAAATCTTAATCTGCAAGCTTACGTAGAAAAGTACAGTTCTGGTGAAGATAGTGTAGAAAATGTTACTCCATTTACTGGCATGAATACAGACTCTAGTAATAACGATAAGAGCATTACTGTAAAGCAAGTTCAGTTTAAGACGTATCGAAATGTTGGTGTGTATTCAAATAATACTGCTTTTGTGAGCAAATCCTACTTCAATAACTACCTTAAGCCTACAACGCATATTTTGCTCATTTCGGTAGACTCTAGCAAAGCTAATCTTGTAGATATTGCTAAAAACATTCGAAATGTTACATCTAGTTATGCGGAGGTTATGGCTACTGGAAGCGTGTTTGAGCGAGCAAAGTGGGAGAGTACTATTGACATAATGATGATGTTGCTTGTTGGCTTAATAGCAGTAGCTGTTGTGATTGCTTTAATAGGCGTTGCAAACACATTAAGCTTGTCTGTTATTGAGCGAACCAAAGAATCTGCAACTTTGCGCGCAATAGGCATGACAAGAGGCCAGGTTAGAAGATCTCTTGCGTTGGAAGCAACGTTGATCTCCCTAACAAGCACTGTTTCTGGCTTGATTGTTGGAACGGTGTTTGGATGGATTGGATCCTACATGGTATTTAGCACAATTGGCAAAGTTCCGTTTGTAATTGATTGGACTATTTACGCGGTTCTTGCTCTAATCGCTTTACTTGCAGCGCTTCTTTCCAGCGTGCTTCCAGCTCGTAGAGCAGTGAAGTCTTCGCCAGTGGTTGCGCTCGCAGAAGAATAAACTGTATGTTGTTATAACATATATTAAATTAATTATAAAAACAGAAATAATGCTGGTGTAGTTGTGCATCAGCATTATTTTTTTCTACATAACGTGCGACACGCAGAAAAAATAATGTGATGTACGTCAAAAAAATAAATAAATTTTATGCATAAAATACAATTGTTTAGATATTATTAATATTGATTAATATTTTTTATCGGGAAAATCGAAAAAATTAAGTATTAAATATTTGTTATAACAACTTAATCGAAAAATTTTTCGATTATTTGACGTTGGAATCTTATTTATTTCTCTGTTATGCTCTTTGGTTGACTGCTGACATAAGCATAAATTAAATATGAGGCCGCTACGAGCAAGGAGTAGAAGAATATGGTAACGGTCAATAAAAAATCTGCCGCAGTGATTGCAGGAATCGTGTTGTTATTAATGCAAAGCCCAATGCCAGCGTGGGCGCAAGAAGCTGTAAGTGGATCAGAACCAAATAATGTTGTCGATGCATCTGATAACAAATTCGGTAAATTAGAAGATTTAGATTTGGGTGCTAAAGATCCAGAGACACAAGACGAATTAATTGGTAGTCGTAAAAGTGCAAAAAATAATTTAAAGATTTATGAAAACAAGTTAAAAGAATTAGAAATAAAAGTTAAGATTTTAAATGAACTTGTAAAAAAAGAATTGGAAGATAGTAATAATAAAACTGATAAAATTGAAGAATTAGAACACAGAATGGAATCTGCTTCTGAATCTGATTTTGATCGTCTTAATGGAGAGAAAATAAAGCTAGAAGCAGAGAGAAAAAATATAGAAAACAATCTTAGTGACAATGATAAGAAGTTGAATTCTGCTGACGAAGATTTGAGAAAATATAATATATATTTACAAAATGCAAGGCAACAAGTAGCAGAATATGAACGAAAACTTAAGGATAATTTTGGTGTAAATATTGATGATCTTGATAAGGAAGAAAATAAGGTTCAAGAAGAAACAATGAAGCCTGATTCTCCTGCACCAGCTCCACGTACAGAGTCAGATACTACAGTTGATGCACCAAATGACTCTACTAAGTCGAAGGAAGAAGTTGAGAAGTCCATTCCAGAAGTAAAATCTCCAGAGACTAAAGTTACTGAAGAAAAGGCTACACAAGAAAAAGATTCTGTGCAGACTAAACCGAAGGATTCTAAAGTTGATTCGCGGTCTTCAGATAATAAATTTGCATCTTCTGAATATAGATCTTCGCAAGTAGAATCATTAGAATCTAAGAAATCTAAAGCGAAGAGTGTTGAAGCTGAATCGACTCCTTCTTCATCTGTAGCAGCACGCCCAGCAGAATCCTCTGTAACACCATTTGCTCCAGTTTCTGAACCAAAAGTTGTTCCACAGAATGCTACATCCAAGGAAACTCCTGCGGCTTCTGTTGAAAACTCACAAAATGCATCTACTGTTTCTACTGCGTCAGATGTTACTGCTGCTTCCACAAATGTGAGCACTCCTGCGGCTTCTGTTGCACCTGCTACACATGCTGCATCTCCTGCACCAGTTGCAGCGCAGCCAGCATCGCCGGTATCTCATCCAGCAGAATCCGAAGCAAATAACGCTTCTAGTAGCGAAAAGGCCGATACTCAAAATAATGAAGAAAATAAAAAAGACGAAAATACAGAAAATGAAGATGTAAAAGAAGATTCAAAAACTGTTGAAGAAGCCGATAAGTTATCTGAAGCTAAAAGCGATAACTCAAAAGCACCATCGAACAACAATAATCTTGTAGTTGCTGGCGCTGTTGTAGGAACAATGGCAATCGGTGGTTCTGCAGCTGCAGGTATTTATATGAGTCGCGGTGGCAAAATTCGCTTTTCTAAATAAAACTTAGGATTGCGGATAATCAAATACAGATAGCTAAAATAGCTTAATGCGAACATAAATAGCACAAATAATATAAATAAAATTAAAATGCGGTTGCAATTCGATCGTTCAATGAAGAATAGATTAATTTTGCAGCCGCATTATTTTATAAGAATAATTAAACAAGACTGTTTTCGTAAGCAAACACAACAGCTTGAACTCTGTCTCTTGCTTTGATTTTTCCTAAAATATGAGCAACATGCGTTTTAACTGTTGGCAAGCTAATAAACAGTTTATTAGCAATCTCTTGGTTAGATAGTCCGTGAGCAATTTCTACAAGAACTTCGCGCTCGCGATCTGTTAAATCATTTAAGCAATAATTGTAAGCGTTTGCGCTTTGCTCGTTTTTAGTAGCAATCTCTTCTTTTGATTTTTCTTCATCGTTAGGCTTAGAGATCATTGACTCAATTAAGCGCTTTGTAGCAGTTGGAGCAATAATTGCGTTTCCTTGATACACAGTCCGTATTGAATTAAGCAATGTTTCTGGCTCTGTGTCTTTAAGCAAAAATCCCGATGCGCCCGTATGAATCGCAGCCATAACATATTCGTCTAAATCAAAAGTAGTTAAAATAATAATGCGCGTATTGGCGTTAGTGTCTTCTTTTAAGATTTTGCGCGTAGCTTCCAAACCGTCCATGTTAGGCATGCGCACGTCCATCAAAATAACGTCTGGATTTTCCTTTGACGCAACTTCTACAATTTCATTGCCATTCGCTGCTTGCGCAACAACTTGCATGTCTTTTTGCGAGTTGATTACCATAGTAAATCCTGCGCGCACAAGCTCCTGATCGTCTGCTATTGCGACTCGAATTACTCCATTGTTTTCCATATTTTCCATAGTATCAACTTACTGTTGCTTATTTAATGTGTTGTGTTGAATTTGTTCATCAAGCGAAGGAGCAGGGCGAACCGCAATCTTAGCTACATTTGCACTATTATTTGATGAATCAACGCTCGAACCTGTTTCTCGCAAAATTCCAAGTAGTTTTCGCATGTACCTAAGTGCTGAGCGACCTTCATCTCCAATGTTTTTAAAAGCTTTACTAATCGCTTCAATTTGTTCTTGCTTTGT contains:
- a CDS encoding LacI family DNA-binding transcriptional regulator; its protein translation is MPTRSHATSIAENESSKPRITELAKKAGVSPSTISKVINGRTGVSDETRKKVEEVLLKSGREYSLVSTKISPTIELLVDYVANNGTIEMITYASRWAQREGLALTVAQTDNGKKRDECLRGIVDRNPLGVIAQMSDLTQKDKEFLRMRNIPLIIIDPVSLSNGEDHTISIDNWTGAYELTKHLISLGHKRIGVITGPLNVQSGVARFAGYNAAMEQSGLTIDKDLVKEGDYLPERGYEMACKILDLPEEKRPTAIFACNDITAVNVYRAARERGIKLGSELSVAGFDDVYPAQYLMPSLTTVNQPFDSIAKNAIRMILEIREGKEIENQLVLPAHIVIRESTQTVVD
- the fucO gene encoding lactaldehyde reductase → MVYRMIFNQTAYFGRGAIKEIPNVAKAHGFKKAFVVTDPVLVKTGTVKKVTDVLESAGLPYEVFDNVKPNPPVECIQDGVEKFKLSGADFLIGLGGGSPQDTCKGIGIIVANPEFGDVLSLEGVADTKNPSVPIFGVPTTAGTASETTINYVVTDTAKLRKFVAVDPHDIPIVAFVDPDLTDSMPRSLKVATGLDALTHAIEGFITPGAWSLSDCLSLQTIRMIAQNLAKSADGDVPAGEQMAYASYITGMAYSNVGLGLVHGMAHPLGGRLGVAHGVANGILLAPVMEYNKDYSGEKYRDIAAAFDVPNAYTDDLEAVRNAAVKAVHDLTVKLGNPTKISEVGASEADIEGLSQDALADVCTPGNPRKATLEDIRKIYTSLM
- a CDS encoding ABC transporter ATP-binding protein; the protein is MSVENSQDTRFTQMNYSAQEGLIGETAVAALHVVKDFGKGAGIVHALRDVSVSFERGKFTAIMGPSGSGKSTLMHSLAGLDSVNSGKVLVDGLDITGMSDKQLTLMRREMVGFIFQSFNLLPMFSAEQNILMPLTLAGKKPDKQWFNTLVNTLGLQDRLKHRPAELSGGQRQRVAIARALISKPSVVFADEPTGNLDSASSLEVLHFLKKSVTELGQTVIMVTHDAVAASYADRAIVFADGQIVEDVQNPTAEGMSKMLMERSEAGVNNQPNQLQ
- a CDS encoding ABC transporter permease, with protein sequence MWKIALKLMRKSVRMLIASGIAILIGSMFMSATLLFANSADDLMVRNATDEFGSANYAISFRNPNSSPSSEIHYKDLHLDEISKMPGVNGIRSDDATALVRVEKGDKSVTSIAWSNGLYGNLPVYKSTEGRDPQKIGEITLIKSIAKSIHANIGDTITLVKVDDTGGDKEKSYDVRVVGLVDDGEHSQIPFSNRGTYLGGITNDFCAKLENLKNSDNEVVQSKVYMSIDESKINDLSPKINALLPEQFSLMSRHEVGVRAVRNMSNGTNFVTMFLLSFGVLALLISSLVIANTFQVLVAQRRRTLALLRVIGAQSHQLYAAVLLEAAILGVISAAVGVLCAIGFMGAISNVNINSGPLSKIPLIVSLPAVVWPIAIGMIVTVLASMSAARSATKVTPMEALRPMDLIKDKRASIIRAVFGVIFIVVGILATALSATSLASMIAGKSPTAGSDSWMTLLGAMFGCALVFIGIIITATFWMPFAMKATGAIMALCGPSSKVANANVQRNPRRVAATGTSLLIGVTLVSTVVTGAMCGKATLKGVVDDRYSVDIIIQGKNVDESLAADISKISGIKHTELLPAVPMTFKNAKGKTEYAMAAGVDNVNQLRNVMHTDLDGVNINKDSVLLPKFNNEGGEPFDLKKGNLNLQAYVEKYSSGEDSVENVTPFTGMNTDSSNNDKSITVKQVQFKTYRNVGVYSNNTAFVSKSYFNNYLKPTTHILLISVDSSKANLVDIAKNIRNVTSSYAEVMATGSVFERAKWESTIDIMMMLLVGLIAVAVVIALIGVANTLSLSVIERTKESATLRAIGMTRGQVRRSLALEATLISLTSTVSGLIVGTVFGWIGSYMVFSTIGKVPFVIDWTIYAVLALIALLAALLSSVLPARRAVKSSPVVALAEE
- a CDS encoding conjugal transfer protein, translated to MVTVNKKSAAVIAGIVLLLMQSPMPAWAQEAVSGSEPNNVVDASDNKFGKLEDLDLGAKDPETQDELIGSRKSAKNNLKIYENKLKELEIKVKILNELVKKELEDSNNKTDKIEELEHRMESASESDFDRLNGEKIKLEAERKNIENNLSDNDKKLNSADEDLRKYNIYLQNARQQVAEYERKLKDNFGVNIDDLDKEENKVQEETMKPDSPAPAPRTESDTTVDAPNDSTKSKEEVEKSIPEVKSPETKVTEEKATQEKDSVQTKPKDSKVDSRSSDNKFASSEYRSSQVESLESKKSKAKSVEAESTPSSSVAARPAESSVTPFAPVSEPKVVPQNATSKETPAASVENSQNASTVSTASDVTAASTNVSTPAASVAPATHAASPAPVAAQPASPVSHPAESEANNASSSEKADTQNNEENKKDENTENEDVKEDSKTVEEADKLSEAKSDNSKAPSNNNNLVVAGAVVGTMAIGGSAAAGIYMSRGGKIRFSK
- a CDS encoding response regulator transcription factor, yielding MENMENNGVIRVAIADDQELVRAGFTMVINSQKDMQVVAQAANGNEIVEVASKENPDVILMDVRMPNMDGLEATRKILKEDTNANTRIIILTTFDLDEYVMAAIHTGASGFLLKDTEPETLLNSIRTVYQGNAIIAPTATKRLIESMISKPNDEEKSKEEIATKNEQSANAYNYCLNDLTDREREVLVEIAHGLSNQEIANKLFISLPTVKTHVAHILGKIKARDRVQAVVFAYENSLV